The Heliomicrobium gestii genome segment CAGCAGAGACAGACTGATCGGCCGCTGCAAGAGGATGGTCAGACTCCCCTCTCCCATGCTGAGAGTCTGTTTGAGCGACGTTTCCAGCATGCCAGCGAGAACGGTCGTCAGGATGAGCGGCGCGGCAGGCATGTCGATCTTGCGCATCCACCAGCCGAGGAGACCAAAGAAGAGGGCGATCCAGACATCGAGCAGTTTCTCGCGGACGCTGTAGGCGCCGATGAAGGAACAGACCAGAACGACCGGCGCCAGCAAGGGGTAGGGAACCCGCACCAGGCGCGCCCAAATCCCGACCAAGGGCAGGTTGAGCACGACGAGGATGACATTGCCGATGTACATGGAGGCGATGATCGCCCAGACGAGGTCGGCGTTCTTTTCAAACAGGGTGGGTCCCGGCTGCAAACCGTACATCATGAACCCGCCGAGGAGAACCGCCAGGGCGGGTCCGGAGGGAATGCCGAAGGAAAAGAGCGGAACGAAGCCGCCGCTGGTGGTGGCGTTGTTGGCGCCTTCCGGAGCGGCCACCCCCGAGAGGCTGCCTTGACCGAATTCTTCCGGTTTTTTGGCCAAGCGCTTTTCAGCGTCATAGGCGACAAAAGCGGTCACGGCGGGACTGCACCCCGGCAACAGCCCCAGAAAAAAACCGATGACGGTGGAACGGAGCATCGCTGGCAGGGTCTCGCGGATATCAGCCCAAGTGGGCATGAGACCCGTCAGCTTTTTTCCGTACACTTTAACGGTTGGGTTTTCTACATTGGAGAGGATTTCGGCAACGGCGAAAAGGCCGATGACGACACTGATGAAATCAATGCCAGACATGAGGTCCACCTGGCCGAAGGTAAACCGTGAAACACCGGTGATCGGGTCCATCCCGACCATGGCCACCAAAAACCCGAGAAGCGCCGAGATCAGCCCTTTGACAAAGGAACGCCCCGTCAGGTTGACAACGACGCTGAGGGCCAGGCACATCAGGGCCACGTATTCGGGCGGGCCAAAGCGAAGCGCCCAACCGGCGAAGGTGGGAGCGAAAAAGGTGAGGCCGATCAGGCTCAACGTACCGGCAACAAAGGAGGAGATGGCGGCGATGGCCAGGGCCGGGCCCGCCCGCCCCTGGCGGGCCAAGGCGTATCCGTCCATGGCCGTGGGCACCGACGCGACCTCGCCGGGGATGTTGACGAGAATAGCCGTGGTGGAACCGCCGTACATGGCGCCGTAGTAGATCCCGCAGAGCATGATGATGGCCGGGGCGGGATCGAGGATGAGCGTCAACGGCAACAACATGGCGATGCCCGATGTGGGACCCAATCCCGGCAACACGCCGACAAGCGTCCCCAGCAGGCAGCCGAGGAAGGCGAAAAACAAATTGACCGG includes the following:
- a CDS encoding tripartite tricarboxylate transporter permease — protein: MTPLIHGFADALTPVNLFFAFLGCLLGTLVGVLPGLGPTSGIAMLLPLTLILDPAPAIIMLCGIYYGAMYGGSTTAILVNIPGEVASVPTAMDGYALARQGRAGPALAIAAISSFVAGTLSLIGLTFFAPTFAGWALRFGPPEYVALMCLALSVVVNLTGRSFVKGLISALLGFLVAMVGMDPITGVSRFTFGQVDLMSGIDFISVVIGLFAVAEILSNVENPTVKVYGKKLTGLMPTWADIRETLPAMLRSTVIGFFLGLLPGCSPAVTAFVAYDAEKRLAKKPEEFGQGSLSGVAAPEGANNATTSGGFVPLFSFGIPSGPALAVLLGGFMMYGLQPGPTLFEKNADLVWAIIASMYIGNVILVVLNLPLVGIWARLVRVPYPLLAPVVLVCSFIGAYSVREKLLDVWIALFFGLLGWWMRKIDMPAAPLILTTVLAGMLETSLKQTLSMGEGSLTILLQRPISLSLLLLALGLTSLSLYGRFRNSGRGGPPAITEDG